The following proteins come from a genomic window of Nocardiopsis sp. YSL2:
- the lanKC gene encoding class III lanthionine synthetase LanKC, whose product MIKGYGVFCDADRYFYDSPHRLWSGSGTSEAVGERGQVFEAAERPAPEGWQSHRAGDWLALRPVEHRLPDQGWKIHVSACLDNAESVLARVWDYCVARGVSFKFIPTRYLLHNRNAKYADRGGSGKFITVYPGEDECASVAAGLDALVGGERGPYVLSDVRWNAGPVYLRYGSFTRRHCYDDHGEPVPALENADGVLVPDRRGPAFHTPDWVTTPEFLRPHLEARGAVDVTGLPYDIERALHFSNGGGVYAGRDRATGEPVVLKEARPHAGLAADGADAVRRLEQERTALERLSGLDCTPEVKDSFTLGDHHFLVMEYVQGKPLNSFFAHRHPLVEADPAPETLREYGRWAMRLHGLVEEAVGAVHDRGIVFNDLHLFNIMVSDDESSVVLLDFEAARDVEEGSRQTVANPGFVAPHGHRGFDVDQYALACLRIALFLPLTSVLAMDRSKVRHLAAEAARVFPEAREFLEAGVAEIMREPDRGPGTGTSSEETRPAVTGAYEPYPPAEPGDWPRSRDSMVRAILASATPERDDRYFPGDIAQFTTAGGGLSFGYGAAGVLYALAESGAARCSDAEEWLLRHSKEPASGTPLGFFDGLSGLAWTLRRLDHEEPSLALAELVLAQSWEGLGPGLHSGTAGIGLALDSLATDTGEEELRSGALRCAELAAHGLLDVPPERRRAGLLHGGAGVALLCLRLYEHNGDTALLDLAQRALRTDLDRCTTSAFGTLQVDEGWRTMPYLGAGSVGVGIVLDDYLEHRSDEAFELARPEIVGAARSSFYAQPGLFRGLAGMILYLSRTNTPGPGTGPAEVRRQIDALSRYAMRYQDHLAFPGEQMMRLSMDLSTGTAGCLLALTAAQSEQPAQLPFLPPLLRTQNRPLPWSGTNE is encoded by the coding sequence ATGATCAAGGGGTACGGTGTGTTCTGCGACGCCGACCGCTACTTCTACGACTCGCCCCACCGCCTCTGGTCGGGTTCCGGCACCTCCGAGGCGGTCGGCGAACGCGGCCAGGTCTTCGAGGCGGCCGAGCGGCCGGCTCCCGAAGGGTGGCAGAGCCACCGCGCCGGCGACTGGCTGGCACTGCGCCCCGTCGAGCACCGCCTTCCGGACCAGGGATGGAAGATCCACGTCTCCGCTTGCCTTGACAACGCGGAATCGGTCCTGGCCCGAGTCTGGGACTACTGTGTGGCACGGGGCGTCTCGTTCAAGTTCATCCCCACCCGGTACCTGTTGCACAACCGGAACGCCAAGTACGCCGATCGAGGGGGCAGCGGGAAGTTCATCACCGTCTACCCGGGCGAGGACGAGTGCGCGTCGGTCGCCGCCGGTCTGGACGCACTCGTGGGTGGCGAACGCGGGCCTTACGTCCTCAGCGACGTGCGCTGGAACGCGGGCCCGGTCTACCTACGCTACGGGAGTTTCACCAGACGGCACTGCTACGACGATCACGGCGAGCCAGTACCCGCGTTGGAGAACGCCGATGGCGTGCTCGTGCCCGACCGGCGCGGTCCGGCCTTCCACACACCGGACTGGGTGACAACCCCCGAATTTCTCCGTCCTCATCTGGAGGCGCGCGGTGCCGTCGACGTCACCGGGCTGCCGTACGACATCGAACGCGCCCTGCACTTCTCCAACGGCGGCGGCGTCTACGCGGGCAGGGACCGTGCCACCGGGGAGCCCGTCGTGCTCAAGGAGGCCCGGCCGCACGCCGGCCTGGCCGCCGACGGAGCCGACGCGGTACGCCGCCTCGAACAGGAGCGCACCGCCCTGGAACGCCTCTCCGGACTGGACTGCACCCCCGAGGTCAAGGACTCCTTCACCCTCGGCGACCACCACTTCCTGGTGATGGAGTACGTCCAGGGCAAGCCGTTGAACTCCTTCTTCGCCCACCGCCACCCCCTGGTCGAGGCCGATCCCGCACCGGAGACGCTGAGGGAGTACGGGCGATGGGCGATGCGCCTGCACGGCTTGGTGGAGGAGGCCGTCGGCGCGGTGCACGATCGCGGCATCGTCTTCAACGACCTGCACCTGTTCAACATCATGGTGTCCGATGACGAGTCCTCGGTGGTACTGCTCGACTTCGAGGCCGCCCGAGACGTCGAGGAGGGCAGCCGACAGACGGTCGCCAACCCGGGGTTCGTCGCCCCGCACGGTCATCGTGGGTTCGATGTGGACCAGTACGCGCTGGCCTGCCTGCGCATCGCCCTCTTCCTGCCCTTGACCAGTGTGCTGGCCATGGACCGGAGCAAGGTCCGGCACCTGGCCGCGGAAGCCGCACGCGTCTTCCCCGAAGCCAGGGAGTTCCTGGAGGCCGGAGTCGCGGAGATCATGCGCGAGCCGGACCGCGGACCGGGGACGGGAACCTCCTCGGAGGAGACTCGCCCGGCCGTCACCGGGGCGTACGAGCCCTACCCGCCTGCTGAACCGGGGGACTGGCCGCGCAGTCGGGACTCGATGGTCCGAGCCATCCTCGCCTCGGCCACCCCCGAAAGGGACGACCGCTACTTTCCCGGCGACATCGCCCAGTTCACGACGGCGGGCGGCGGGCTCTCCTTCGGCTACGGCGCCGCCGGGGTGCTCTACGCCCTCGCCGAGAGCGGCGCCGCACGGTGCTCCGATGCCGAGGAATGGCTGCTGCGGCACAGTAAGGAGCCCGCGTCAGGAACGCCGCTGGGCTTCTTCGACGGCCTCTCGGGGCTGGCCTGGACCCTGCGCCGCCTCGACCACGAGGAGCCGTCCCTGGCACTGGCCGAACTGGTCCTGGCACAGTCGTGGGAGGGGCTCGGCCCTGGACTGCACAGCGGGACGGCCGGAATCGGCTTGGCCCTGGACTCCCTGGCCACCGACACCGGGGAGGAGGAGCTGCGCTCGGGCGCGCTCCGCTGCGCGGAACTGGCCGCACACGGATTGTTGGACGTCCCGCCCGAGCGCCGTCGCGCCGGGCTGCTCCACGGGGGCGCGGGTGTGGCCCTGCTCTGCCTGCGCCTGTACGAGCACAACGGTGACACCGCCCTGCTCGATCTGGCACAGCGGGCACTCCGGACCGACCTCGACCGCTGCACCACCAGCGCTTTCGGCACACTCCAGGTGGACGAGGGGTGGCGGACCATGCCCTACCTCGGTGCGGGCAGCGTCGGGGTGGGGATCGTGCTCGACGACTACCTGGAGCACCGTTCAGACGAGGCGTTCGAGCTGGCCCGGCCTGAGATCGTCGGGGCCGCGCGATCCAGCTTCTACGCCCAGCCCGGCCTCTTCCGGGGGTTGGCCGGCATGATCCTGTACCTGAGCCGGACGAACACCCCCGGACCAGGTACCGGGCCCGCCGAGGTGCGTCGCCAGATCGACGCCCTGTCCCGGTACGCCATGCGCTACCAGGACCACCTGGCCTTCCCGGGAGAACAGATGATGCGGCTCTCCATGGATCTTTCCACGGGCACTGCGGGGTGTCTGCTCGCGCTCACCGCGGCACAGAGCGAACAGCCCGCCCAACTGCCCTTCCTTCCTCCGCTGCTGCGGACCCAGAACCGGCCACTGCCATGGTCCGGAACAAATGAATAG
- a CDS encoding YafY family protein translates to MGTTSRLLRLVSLLSTRPVWTCRELAEHMAVTDRTVRRDIARLRDLGYGIESDPGPWGGYRLSPGTRLPPLVLDDEEALAVAIGLRSAALSGALGVDQAALSALLKLRQSLPRRLAGRLGELDATLAHTPRSEEPQISPHRLLELATACRAGMRTELSYRDRMGRLTIRHVDPYRLVHTGLRWYFVARDVGRDEWRTFRADRVTGTRTTAEPTELVDPPDAASLVSRSIASVVYPVYATVRLPLPMDRALAVVPPTVGAHAPDGPDATVVEIGGNDVEQLADYLLGLGTPLRVLSTDAVREALLRRTRALLEANR, encoded by the coding sequence ATGGGTACCACTTCTCGACTGCTGCGCCTGGTGTCGCTCTTGTCCACACGACCGGTCTGGACCTGCCGCGAATTGGCCGAGCACATGGCGGTCACCGACCGGACGGTCCGGCGTGACATCGCCCGGCTGCGGGACCTGGGCTATGGCATCGAGTCTGATCCGGGACCCTGGGGCGGCTACCGCCTCAGCCCCGGCACCCGATTGCCGCCGCTGGTCCTGGATGACGAGGAAGCGCTCGCCGTGGCCATTGGTTTGCGTTCGGCCGCGCTCAGCGGGGCCCTGGGCGTCGACCAAGCCGCACTGTCAGCCCTTCTGAAGCTCCGACAGTCCCTGCCGAGACGGCTGGCCGGCCGGCTGGGCGAACTCGACGCCACCCTGGCACACACCCCGCGGTCCGAGGAGCCGCAGATCAGCCCGCACAGACTGTTGGAGCTGGCGACGGCATGCCGCGCCGGGATGCGAACCGAACTGTCCTACCGGGACCGCATGGGGCGTTTGACCATCCGGCACGTCGATCCGTACCGCCTCGTCCACACGGGCCTTCGTTGGTACTTCGTCGCCCGCGACGTCGGTCGGGACGAGTGGCGTACCTTCCGGGCCGACCGTGTGACAGGGACGCGGACCACCGCAGAGCCGACTGAACTGGTCGATCCGCCAGACGCCGCGTCACTGGTCTCCCGGAGCATCGCGAGCGTCGTGTACCCGGTGTATGCGACGGTCCGGCTCCCGCTTCCCATGGACCGGGCCCTGGCCGTGGTCCCGCCCACGGTCGGCGCGCACGCTCCCGACGGTCCCGATGCCACGGTGGTCGAGATCGGTGGCAACGACGTGGAACAGCTCGCCGACTACCTACTCGGCCTCGGTACCCCTCTTCGGGTGCTCTCCACCGACGCTGTGCGTGAGGCACTGCTTCGCCGAACCCGCGCACTGCTCGAAGCCAACAGATGA
- a CDS encoding VOC family protein, producing MSTGNTSLAIRFLSVDFDCPDPAEVARFYSDALDLPVLFSSDDFVLLGRADAPGLGFVRQADYRPPSWPDPTHQKQAHIELSVNDLDAAQDRMLALGAVMAPFQPQPDVWRVLLDPAGHPFCLSTHGV from the coding sequence ATGAGCACAGGAAACACCTCCCTCGCGATCCGATTCCTTTCCGTTGACTTCGATTGCCCGGACCCGGCCGAGGTCGCCCGCTTCTATAGCGACGCCCTCGACCTGCCCGTGCTGTTTTCCAGCGACGACTTCGTTCTGCTCGGCCGCGCGGACGCCCCCGGGCTGGGATTCGTCCGGCAGGCCGACTACCGACCCCCGTCCTGGCCCGACCCCACCCACCAGAAACAGGCGCACATCGAACTGAGCGTCAACGATCTGGACGCCGCGCAGGACCGGATGCTGGCCCTGGGTGCTGTGATGGCCCCGTTCCAGCCGCAGCCCGATGTGTGGCGGGTGCTGCTGGACCCGGCGGGCCATCCCTTCTGCCTCTCCACGCACGGAGTCTGA
- a CDS encoding diadenosine tetraphosphate hydrolase, translating to MNYDWRNDRIGSALQGENPTVLRRLDTGFAVIGDVQFLPGYSVLLVDDPGVQRLSELSMSRRLAFLSGMDRLGEAVERACKQRDPAFLRVNLEILGNTDPYLHAHVWPRFAWEPADLVGRPVWLYPRERWSDEHSALGPQHDNLREAIGEELDRLV from the coding sequence ATGAACTACGACTGGCGGAACGACCGGATCGGTAGTGCCCTCCAGGGAGAGAACCCCACAGTGCTCCGGAGGCTGGACACAGGGTTCGCGGTGATCGGGGACGTTCAGTTCCTGCCGGGATACTCGGTGCTCTTGGTGGATGACCCAGGGGTACAGCGGTTGTCAGAGCTGTCCATGAGCAGGCGGTTGGCGTTCCTGTCCGGCATGGACAGGCTGGGGGAAGCCGTTGAACGCGCCTGCAAGCAGCGGGACCCCGCCTTCCTGCGGGTCAACCTGGAGATTCTCGGAAATACCGATCCCTACCTGCACGCGCATGTGTGGCCACGGTTCGCCTGGGAGCCGGCCGATCTCGTGGGTAGGCCTGTATGGCTGTACCCGCGTGAGCGTTGGAGCGATGAGCACTCTGCACTCGGCCCGCAACATGACAACTTGCGTGAGGCGATCGGCGAAGAACTGGACCGGCTCGTCTGA
- a CDS encoding ABC transporter ATP-binding protein, with protein MVTTRPRDGATDNGAARSADALLARVTRVSATRTAGIVLCAAAAAAASLALPAVLGLTLDLLLQGDAEAARMLAAAVALTAAQVALEAAVALLAGTVGARSTAWLRLRAVRRLMAAAPHAVNRFSPGDVATRLSVNATEAGAAPAGAAQIVAAVLAPTGALVALFVIDPWIGAAFLLGLPVLGLLLWSFARDSSDSVSRYQRVQSLIATRLTDALGGARAIAAAGTVDEERARVLLPLGELGTEGRRMWSVHGSAMARSGVLMPLLITAVLAVGGFGLADGRISVGDLLAVSRYAALAAGLGSVAGPLGALVRGRTAARRVGALLTVPSLAHGRTELPPGGPGTLELRGVGVNLDGVWVLRGVDLRVPGGRTVAVVGRSGSGKSTLAAVAGRLAAPDEGEVLLDGVPLDAVADDVLRREVGYAFERPSLQGATVGDAIASGAETASAEGVRLAARAAGADDFVRALPGGYDTPLDEAPLSGGELQRLGLARAFAHAGRLMILDDATSSLDTATERRVDRALAHEVRPGTRVLIAHRLSTAARADLVVWLDDGRVRAVRTHAELWRDPDYRAAFGHADAAAGRGRK; from the coding sequence ATGGTGACCACCCGCCCTCGTGACGGTGCGACCGACAACGGCGCCGCACGGTCCGCGGACGCCCTGCTCGCCCGCGTGACCCGGGTGAGCGCCACGCGTACTGCGGGAATCGTGCTGTGCGCCGCCGCGGCTGCGGCCGCTTCGCTCGCCTTGCCCGCCGTGCTCGGCCTCACCCTCGACCTGCTCTTGCAGGGCGACGCGGAGGCCGCACGCATGCTCGCGGCGGCCGTGGCCCTGACCGCCGCCCAGGTAGCGCTGGAGGCGGCCGTCGCGCTCCTGGCGGGCACGGTCGGCGCACGGTCCACCGCCTGGCTGCGACTGCGGGCGGTCCGGCGGCTGATGGCCGCCGCGCCCCACGCCGTGAACCGGTTCTCCCCCGGCGACGTGGCGACCCGGCTCTCGGTGAACGCCACCGAGGCCGGGGCCGCCCCGGCCGGTGCGGCCCAGATCGTCGCGGCGGTGCTCGCTCCCACTGGAGCCCTGGTCGCCCTGTTCGTGATCGACCCGTGGATCGGAGCAGCCTTCCTCCTGGGACTGCCGGTCCTGGGTCTGCTGCTGTGGTCGTTCGCCCGCGACTCCTCCGACAGCGTCTCCAGGTACCAGCGGGTGCAGTCCCTGATCGCGACGCGGCTGACGGACGCCCTGGGCGGCGCGCGGGCCATCGCTGCCGCCGGGACGGTGGACGAGGAACGCGCCCGCGTTCTGCTGCCCTTGGGGGAGCTCGGAACCGAGGGGAGGCGAATGTGGTCGGTGCACGGCTCCGCGATGGCGCGCAGCGGAGTACTCATGCCCTTGCTCATCACCGCCGTGCTCGCCGTCGGCGGATTCGGCCTGGCGGACGGGAGGATCAGCGTCGGAGACCTGTTGGCGGTATCCCGGTACGCAGCGCTGGCCGCAGGACTGGGGTCGGTGGCCGGTCCGCTCGGAGCACTGGTCCGCGGTAGGACGGCGGCCCGCCGGGTGGGCGCGCTCCTCACAGTCCCCTCCCTGGCCCACGGACGGACGGAACTTCCCCCCGGCGGCCCCGGAACGCTGGAGCTGCGCGGCGTCGGGGTGAATCTCGACGGCGTGTGGGTGCTGCGCGGCGTCGACCTGCGCGTGCCCGGCGGCCGGACGGTGGCCGTCGTTGGACGTTCCGGCTCCGGCAAGTCGACGCTTGCGGCCGTCGCCGGACGGCTCGCCGCCCCCGACGAGGGCGAGGTCCTCTTGGACGGTGTACCACTCGACGCCGTGGCGGACGACGTGCTTCGCCGGGAGGTCGGGTACGCGTTCGAGCGGCCCTCGCTCCAGGGCGCCACCGTCGGGGACGCGATCGCGTCGGGCGCCGAGACCGCCTCTGCCGAAGGCGTACGGTTGGCCGCACGGGCGGCCGGAGCCGACGACTTCGTCCGGGCGCTTCCCGGGGGGTACGACACACCGCTGGACGAGGCGCCTCTCTCCGGCGGGGAGCTGCAACGGCTGGGACTGGCGCGGGCGTTTGCCCACGCGGGACGGCTGATGATCCTGGACGACGCCACCTCAAGTCTCGACACGGCGACCGAACGGCGAGTGGACCGGGCGCTGGCGCATGAGGTCCGTCCTGGCACCCGCGTCCT
- a CDS encoding SapB/AmfS family lanthipeptide, which yields MTLLDLQSLETAKEEAHGEVAGTSTASLLLCGDSSLSVTTC from the coding sequence ATGACTCTGCTCGACCTGCAGTCCCTGGAGACCGCCAAGGAAGAGGCGCACGGCGAGGTCGCGGGTACCAGTACCGCCAGCCTCCTTCTGTGCGGTGACAGCAGCCTGAGCGTCACCACCTGCTAG